The following proteins are encoded in a genomic region of Gouania willdenowi chromosome 6, fGouWil2.1, whole genome shotgun sequence:
- the LOC114466037 gene encoding retinitis pigmentosa 1-like 1 protein: MGNRFSRRPNGPENAETEATEQKTSAEPALDSSVTQEVVKAEGPEEKNEECPPECQQFVAQTNVAELEPKILEVQAPVEPEQSLVQAELPKEDPEVEIGSEAILEEAPSSEIVPEPESQTSEAKEASEPVLDTEMSSELVPEADSTSSSETKKAPEPVLDAEESSELVPEADFTSSSKAEEAPKPDAEESSKDSTPSSEAAEAPKPVLDAQKSSELVSEADTTSSSEAMEVPKPAEPDVIACTEEDVEADPIPNSEPEIKPGSKPDSESKSSQSSEAEEEPTLIPEPEPMIAEDNETEPDLLAQESLQEQIPLILSSLNSNITDVISSSAPIIDDDPSDTPTDDQRQEEEPAECLEPKEPEETSQEPLVELPQACNDINEESVCESLKKMNLKGKDFVDDLIPSDVELSTDTPITDLSTSTELM, encoded by the coding sequence ATGGGTAACAGGTTCAGTAGAAGGCCAAATGGCCCAGAAAATGCTGAGACTGAGGCCACTGAACAGAAGACCAGTGCAGAGCCAGCACTGGATTCTTCCGTCACTCAGGAGGTGGTCAAGGCAGAAGGTCCAGAGGAGAAGAATGAAGAGTGTCCACCTGAATGTCAACAGTTTGTTGCTCAAACAAACGTAGCCGAACTAGAGCCAAAAATATTGGAAGTCCAAGCACCAGTAGAACCTGAACAGTCACTGGTTCAAGCAGAACTACCTAAAGAAGATCCCGAAGTCGAGATAGGATCTGAGGCCATTTTAGAGGAAGCTCCATCTTCAGAAATAGTTCCTGAACCAGAATCTCAGACCTCCGAGGCCAAAGAAGCTTCTGAACCTGTTTTGGACACAGAAATGTCTTCAGAACTGGTTCCAGAAGCAGATTCTACTTCCAGTTCAGAGACCAAAAAAGCTCCTGAACCTGTTTTGGATGCAGAAGAGTCTTCAGAACTAGTTCCAGAAGCAGATTTTACCTCCAGCTCAAAAGCTGAAGAAGCTCCTAAACCAGACGCAGAAGAGTCTTCAAAAGATTCTACCCCCAGCTCAGAAGCTGCAGAAGCCCCTAAACCAGTTTTGGATGCACAAAAGTCTTCAGAACTGGTTTCAGAAGCAGATACTACCTCCAGCTCAGAGGCCATGGAAGTACCCAAGCCTGCTGAACCAGATGTGATTGCATGTACCGAGGAAGACGTTGAGGCAGACCCCATACCAAACTCCGAGCCGGAAATCAAACCAGGTTCAAAACCTGATTCTGAGTCAAAGTCATCACAGAGCTCAGAGGCTGAGGAGGAACCTACCTTGataccagaaccagaaccaatgATAGCTGAAGATAATGAAACAGAGCCAGACCTTCTTGCTCAAGAGTCTTTACAGGAGCAAATACCATTGATTCTTTCTTCGCTCAATTCAAATATCACTGACGTCATTTCGTCTTCAGCTCCGATCATTGACGACGATCCGTCTGACACGCCCACAGATGACCAACGCCAAGAAGAAGAACCTGCTGAATGCTTGGAGCCAAAAGAGCCTGAGGAAACCTCTCAGGAGCCACTGGTTGAGCTGCCGCAGGCTTGCAATGACATCAACGAAGAGAGTGTTTGTGAAAGCCTAAAAAAGATGAACCTGAAAGGAAAGGACTTTGTTGACGACCTGATTCCAAGCGATGTAGAGTTATCCACTGACACGCCCATCACAGACCTGAGTACGTCCACTGAGTTAATGTGA